In a genomic window of Aphanothece sacrum FPU1:
- a CDS encoding collagen-like protein yields the protein MRVFSKLPLFIPFFISSLMIPIPSSSQICAGVAWGADIKPFGQNGSDAQNGISGKNGQDSDNLTIFADGSPVTLNLVGANGEKGKEGERGKDARCDNQPVGVNYNVQAPSGGRGGNGGNGGDGGNGGSLTLYGTDLTSLKQIYVNAAGGKGGEPGRGGFGGDGCNCTDPYWNIETCTGNPGDPGYICTTLEFRCQDGKNGTNGVIGVGGRDGLPGKLTLINFDKPLEPDKPAAAVTMANLKEKGYLLSKNVWETRNGAKSLFAPGSFIDDEYVALVERFERSFILIWNAPQSFNSFAQEQVTLRLQNDKNINVELPKNLWIEATTQPKNNITQLIVYNAIRQRDATQLESQGLSGRGTELKLTLVDKARQSNLIATKFKLTYSITRSDPRFRPVSDYITKYEGAISEDLVTIDNNKFTINIGKLPISPDHLKAGLGVEINLEATRSFAGYSADQRIVVKDVIGPFR from the coding sequence ATGCGAGTCTTCAGTAAATTACCTCTATTTATCCCCTTTTTTATCAGTTCCTTGATGATTCCCATCCCTTCCTCATCTCAGATTTGTGCTGGAGTCGCTTGGGGTGCGGATATCAAACCCTTTGGTCAAAATGGTTCCGATGCTCAGAATGGCATCTCAGGCAAAAATGGTCAGGATAGTGACAATTTAACGATTTTTGCCGATGGTTCTCCCGTTACCCTCAATTTAGTCGGTGCTAATGGGGAAAAAGGTAAAGAGGGAGAAAGAGGAAAAGATGCCCGATGTGACAATCAACCCGTTGGGGTTAATTATAATGTGCAAGCTCCGAGTGGGGGTAGGGGAGGAAATGGAGGAAATGGAGGAGATGGGGGGAATGGAGGTTCTTTAACCCTTTATGGTACAGATTTAACGAGTCTAAAACAAATCTATGTTAACGCGGCAGGAGGCAAAGGAGGAGAACCTGGCAGGGGAGGTTTTGGGGGTGACGGTTGCAATTGTACTGATCCTTACTGGAACATCGAAACCTGTACAGGAAACCCTGGTGATCCTGGCTATATTTGTACTACTCTAGAATTTCGTTGTCAAGATGGCAAAAATGGGACGAATGGAGTGATAGGTGTAGGGGGACGAGATGGTTTACCCGGAAAATTAACCTTAATTAATTTTGATAAACCTTTAGAACCTGATAAACCAGCGGCCGCAGTAACAATGGCAAATTTAAAGGAGAAAGGCTATCTTTTGTCTAAAAATGTTTGGGAAACTCGCAATGGGGCAAAATCTTTATTTGCTCCAGGATCATTTATTGATGATGAGTATGTAGCATTAGTCGAGCGATTTGAACGCTCTTTTATTCTCATTTGGAATGCGCCTCAATCTTTTAATAGTTTTGCTCAAGAACAAGTAACTCTTAGATTACAAAATGATAAAAATATTAATGTAGAATTACCTAAAAACTTATGGATTGAAGCAACAACTCAACCCAAAAATAATATTACTCAATTAATCGTTTATAATGCTATTAGACAACGAGATGCGACTCAATTGGAAAGTCAAGGATTATCAGGCAGAGGAACAGAACTTAAGCTAACATTAGTCGATAAAGCTCGTCAATCAAATTTAATTGCGACTAAGTTTAAGTTAACTTATAGTATTACTAGATCTGATCCTCGTTTCCGTCCGGTTTCTGATTATATTACTAAGTATGAAGGAGCAATTTCTGAAGATTTAGTGACAATTGACAATAATAAATTTACTATTAATATTGGAAAATTACCCATTAGTCCTGACCATCTAAAAGCAGGGTTAGGAGTAGAAATTAATCTAGAAGCAACTCGTTCTTTTGCTGGTTATTCAGCCGACCAAAGAATAGTCGTTAAAGATGTAATTGGCCCTTTTAGATAA
- a CDS encoding pseudouridine synthase yields the protein MIPDSPPSYWYEGRCPQQSIMLRLPRTAMVEAIANGLMTDLSRDPRYSSEGKMYGVLLIETLAKKLGVIKAFSGLLNGNSQVKGWVPPIPGRDQVILPEIYTLTQLENIKQKIIYLQSLEVWQSYDKLTQEWQTNFAHLAVVHLQRKQQRQQQREILCKTLTGDSLAIAIEQLNVASRHDKREKKQLKQQRDQILKPLKEVIELAQQEITQLKQQRQELSRKLQSQMNAVYTLTNFAGNSTSLQQLKTKGLPTGTGDCCAPKLLHYAAINQLKPLAMAEFWWGPVKGDKVPGEFYGACESRCQPLMGFLLSGLSSIPLVNNSKLQDLSIIYEDQYLIAVNKPTGLLSVPGRYRDRQDSVLSRLQNLLPDGINLRAIHRLDQDTSGIILLARNLDIYRQLSQQFEQRQVKKVYEAILEDLLLIDQGIIELPLWGDPSDRPYQKVNFAQGKPSITQFRVISREGNYTRIELIPLTGRTHQLRVHCSDKKGLGIPILGDRLYGNLTDTNRLYLQAKELYFYHPQLGKSINLRVEEEF from the coding sequence ATGATCCCAGATTCCCCCCCTAGTTATTGGTATGAGGGGCGTTGTCCTCAACAGAGTATTATGTTAAGATTGCCCCGTACTGCGATGGTTGAGGCTATTGCTAATGGTTTGATGACAGATCTTAGTAGAGATCCTCGTTATTCATCTGAAGGTAAAATGTATGGGGTATTACTAATAGAAACTTTAGCTAAAAAATTAGGGGTAATTAAAGCATTTTCTGGGTTATTAAATGGTAATTCTCAGGTTAAGGGATGGGTTCCTCCTATTCCTGGGAGAGATCAAGTTATTTTACCGGAAATTTATACTCTAACTCAATTAGAAAATATCAAGCAAAAAATTATTTATTTACAATCTTTAGAAGTTTGGCAAAGTTATGACAAATTAACACAAGAATGGCAAACAAATTTTGCTCATTTAGCGGTTGTTCATCTTCAGCGTAAACAACAAAGACAACAGCAACGAGAGATATTATGTAAAACTTTAACAGGGGATAGTTTAGCTATTGCTATTGAACAACTTAATGTAGCAAGTCGTCACGATAAACGAGAAAAAAAACAATTGAAACAGCAACGAGATCAGATATTAAAACCTCTCAAAGAAGTGATTGAGTTAGCACAACAAGAAATAACTCAATTAAAACAGCAACGTCAAGAATTATCTCGTAAATTACAAAGTCAAATGAATGCTGTTTATACTTTAACTAATTTTGCCGGAAATTCTACTTCTTTACAACAGTTAAAAACTAAAGGTTTACCTACAGGAACCGGAGATTGTTGCGCCCCTAAATTACTCCATTATGCGGCAATAAATCAACTTAAACCTTTAGCTATGGCGGAATTTTGGTGGGGGCCAGTAAAAGGGGATAAAGTACCCGGAGAATTTTATGGGGCCTGTGAGTCAAGATGTCAACCTTTAATGGGTTTTTTATTATCTGGTTTATCTTCTATTCCCTTAGTTAATAATAGTAAATTACAAGATCTTTCTATTATTTATGAAGATCAATATTTGATAGCAGTTAATAAACCTACAGGGTTATTATCTGTTCCTGGACGTTACCGCGATCGCCAAGATAGTGTCTTAAGTCGTTTACAAAATTTATTACCAGATGGGATTAATTTAAGAGCAATACATCGCTTAGATCAAGATACTTCTGGTATCATTTTATTAGCACGTAATTTAGATATATATCGTCAGTTAAGTCAACAATTTGAGCAACGACAAGTTAAGAAAGTTTATGAGGCTATTTTAGAAGATTTATTATTAATTGATCAGGGAATTATTGAATTACCTTTGTGGGGAGATCCTAGCGATCGCCCTTATCAAAAGGTTAATTTTGCTCAAGGTAAGCCCAGTATAACGCAATTTCGAGTCATTAGTCGAGAAGGAAATTATACTCGTATTGAATTAATTCCTTTAACGGGACGAACTCATCAATTAAGAGTTCATTGTTCTGATAAAAAAGGGTTAGGTATCCCAATTTTAGGAGATCGTTTATATGGTAATTTAACAGATACAAATCGTTTATATTTACAAGCAAAAGAACTTTATTTTTATCACCCACAGTTAGGAAAAAGTATTAATTTAAGAGTCGAAGAAGAATTTTAA
- a CDS encoding phosphomannose isomerase type II C-terminal cupin domain: MVQLTEVTKNTDLVSIPFSVSHTGVLATETRPWGSFTTLEEGPGYKIKRIEVNPGHRLSLQMHHHRSEHWIVVSGTAKVTCGDHEEILAANESTYVPQCTSHRLENPGVIKLILIEVQNGEYLGEDDIIRFQDDYSRHK; encoded by the coding sequence ATGGTTCAATTAACAGAAGTCACTAAAAATACCGATCTCGTCTCTATTCCTTTCTCAGTTTCTCATACTGGAGTATTAGCGACAGAAACCCGTCCTTGGGGATCATTTACTACCCTAGAAGAAGGGCCAGGATACAAAATTAAACGCATTGAAGTTAATCCCGGCCACCGTCTCAGCTTACAAATGCACCATCATCGCAGTGAACACTGGATTGTTGTATCAGGAACCGCTAAAGTTACTTGTGGTGATCATGAAGAAATTTTAGCAGCTAATGAATCAACCTATGTTCCTCAATGTACATCTCATCGTCTGGAAAATCCAGGGGTAATTAAATTAATTCTCATTGAAGTACAGAACGGGGAATATTTAGGAGAAGATGATATTATTCGTTTTCAAGATGATTATTCTCGTCATAAATAA
- a CDS encoding 2-hydroxymuconate tautomerase: MPYVNIQIIKGATREQKSQLVKDVTDSLVRVLNKKPEHIHIVIQEINEENWGFSGLLTDEWKQQQDHV, from the coding sequence ATGCCATACGTCAATATTCAAATTATAAAAGGTGCAACAAGAGAGCAAAAATCTCAGTTAGTTAAGGATGTGACTGACTCCCTTGTGCGCGTACTGAATAAAAAACCCGAACATATTCATATTGTAATTCAAGAAATTAATGAGGAAAACTGGGGTTTTTCAGGACTATTAACAGACGAATGGAAGCAACAGCAAGACCATGTATAG
- a CDS encoding type II toxin-antitoxin system VapC family toxin produces MSQYILDTDHVSLILCNHPQVIANASLHQIAVTVITVQELFNGWIGRINDPSAVHNLPSLYSKLWTTVKYLQTIEILDFTSEADNCLKNLLKENPPLRKNRLQKDVRIAAIALSLNATIVTRNQRDFSLVPRLAIANWTL; encoded by the coding sequence ATGTCTCAATATATTCTCGATACGGATCATGTTTCACTAATTCTTTGTAATCATCCCCAAGTTATTGCCAATGCTTCCCTACATCAAATTGCTGTTACTGTGATTACAGTTCAAGAACTTTTCAACGGCTGGATTGGTAGAATTAACGATCCGTCAGCAGTGCATAATCTCCCCTCACTCTACTCAAAACTTTGGACAACTGTTAAATATCTCCAAACAATTGAGATTCTAGACTTCACATCAGAGGCAGATAACTGTCTCAAAAACCTGCTTAAAGAAAATCCTCCCCTACGGAAAAATCGCCTACAAAAAGATGTGCGAATAGCTGCGATCGCATTATCTCTTAATGCCACAATCGTTACCCGCAATCAACGAGATTTTAGTCTAGTACCCAGACTAGCGATCGCAAATTGGACACTGTAA
- a CDS encoding GAF domain-containing protein, with the protein MPLDEANKLDLQKQLHTLNEVNKSLIGCETIEEVITKALQQVRYHLNVQVASIFLFNKDGYIQGMGINGIDKDRQEIDGKKFLRCLNIFTTDNYDSDYNNIM; encoded by the coding sequence ATGCCATTAGATGAAGCCAATAAATTAGATTTACAGAAGCAACTTCATACCCTTAATGAAGTTAATAAATCTCTGATCGGTTGTGAAACTATTGAGGAGGTTATTACAAAAGCATTACAACAAGTTCGTTACCACTTAAATGTTCAAGTTGCCTCTATATTTTTGTTTAATAAAGATGGCTATATCCAAGGAATGGGTATTAATGGAATAGATAAAGATCGTCAAGAAATTGATGGTAAGAAATTTCTCCGTTGTCTAAATATTTTTACGACAGATAACTATGACTCTGATTATAATAATATCATGTGA